The Astyanax mexicanus isolate ESR-SI-001 chromosome 7, AstMex3_surface, whole genome shotgun sequence genome has a window encoding:
- the eif2ak2 gene encoding interferon-induced, double-stranded RNA-activated protein kinase isoform X1, with protein MASSSNYIALLNERTQKTGLTYRFEDVDTKGPDHSKIFTVRAVVNNKPYPEGVGRNKKEARQNAAKNALSLIQEEEPASTAKVVVTSPCSLDGLPKLTQANFTCWLNEYGQKMRLNFKFVESMPLDSNNQIQYACKFVCGDKEYPTAVCRVKRDAKEEAAKLVYKAINGENNAEVPGERTNETQQPSMSDLGYSLTGLSLSHSLSESSGLDNNFKGLLNHYCQKSGQAWDFKLVDKRGPAHNPEFVYKVIINKIEYPEGRGKTAKQSQQRAAELAWNTLLRSDSQTSSMSSDSKDESPSFASTLESKDDTSSKTPPISQDSRYSVEFKDSSAHPLRPAPVQSPVDFKNKESKIRLAANFPNSPNVKQDKPPVIKPSKPSAGSPASNSTVKSKFFLENFNSISKLGKGGFGSVFKARKVIEQKDYAVKIVKCTSKALREVAALAKLVHPNIVRYHTSWIEETAYQYESSESSTSTSSSEGSFLYIQMELCEGDTLQFWIATENTKDPSPERRQEAAKIMTQVLKAVEYIHSVNLIHRDLKPANIMFTKEKVLKVGDFGLVTAAETDSDEALLERTNRTGTPSYMSPEQVNQSSYDKKVDIFPLGLIYFELLWNLKTGHEKAEVWKDVRSRKLPEDFSKKFMLESKLIEQMLSANPEERPDASDLLTKLDAFKKPALRSDQNTKNENRTY; from the exons atggCATCTAGCAGTAATTACATTGCTTTGCTGAATGAGCGCACTCAGAAGACTGGCCTGACCTACAGGTTTGAGGATGTGGACACTAAGGGTCCAGATCACAGCAAAAT ATTCACCGTGAGGGCGGTGGTGAATAATAAACCCTATCCTGAAGGCGTCGGACGCAACAAGAAAGAAGCTAGGCAAAATGCTGCTAAGAATGCCCTCAGTCTCATACAGGAGGAGGAGCCAGCTAGTACAGCAAAAGTGGTG GTAACCAGTCCCTGCTCACTCGATGGTTTACCAAAGCTGACTCAAGCCAACTTTACCTGCTGGCTGAATGAATACGGTCAGAAGATGAGATTAAATTTTAAGTTCGTCGAGTCGATGCCGCTGGACTCCAACAATCA AATACAGTATGCCTGTAAGTTTGTTTGTGGTGATAAAGAATATCCGACAGCCGTCTGCAGAGTAAAGCGGGATGCGAAGGAGGAGGCGGCTAAACTCGTGTATAAAGCAATTAATGGGGAGAATAACGCTGAG GTTCCCGGTGAAAGGACAAACGAGACACAACAACCGAGCATGTCAGATCTCGG CTACTCCCTGACTGGTCTATCCCTGAGCCACAGCCTTTCTGAGAGCTCTGGATTAGATAATAATTTTAAAGGTTTACTGAACCACTACTGTCAGAAAAGTGGTCAAGCCTGGGACTTTAAACTGGTAGACAAAAGAGGACCCGCCCACAATCCTGA ATTTGTGTACAAGGTCATTATAAACAAAATCGAATATCCTGAGGGACGAGGAAAGACTGCGAAACAGTCGCAGCAGAGAGCGGCCGAGCTCGCCTGGAACACCCTGCTAAGATCCGACAGTCAG ACTTCCTCGATGTCATCTGACTCTAAAGACGAGTCCCCATCATTCGCCTCCACCCT TGAGTCTAAAGATGATACCAGCTCAAAGACTCCTCCCATCAGTCAGGACTCCCGTTACTCTGTTGAATTTAAAGACTCGTCTGCCCATCCGCTGAGACCG GCCCCAGTGCAAAGCCCCGTGGATTTCAAAAATAAGGAGTCAAAAATAAG ATTAGCAGCAAATTTTCCAAATTCTCCAAATGTCAAACAG GATAAACCCCCTGTAATCAAGCCGTCAAAACCCTCAGCAGGATCTCCAGCTTCCAACTCGACTGTAAAGTCAAA GTTCTTTTTAGAAAACTTTAATTCAATAAGCAAACTTGGCAAAGGAGGTTTCGGAAGCGTTTTCAAGGCCAGAAAGGTTATTGAGCAAAAAGATTACGCTGTGAAAATCGTCAAGTGTACAAG CAAAGCTCTCAGAGAGGTGGCCGCTTTGGCCAAGCTGGTGCACCCCAACATCGTACGCTACCACACGTCCTGGATCGAGGAGACGGCGTACCAATACGAGTCATCAGAGAGCAGCACCTCCAC TAGCAGTTCAGAAGGTTCCTTCCTGTATATTCAGATGGAGCTCTGTGAAGGGGACACTCTGCAGTTTTGGATCGCGACCGAAAACACAAAAGATCCATCCCCAGAGCGGAGGCAGGAGGCAGCGAAGATCATGACACAGGTTCTGAAGGCCGTCGAATACATCCACTCCGTGAACCTTATCCACAGGGACCTGAAG CCAGCAAACATCATGTTCACAAAGGAGAAGGTGTTGAAGGTGGGAGACTTTGGATTGGTTACAGCAGCGGAGACAGACAGCGATGAGGCCTTACTGGAGAGAACTAATCGTACAGGAACGCCCTCGTACATGAGCCCGGAACAG GTAAACCAGAGCTCGTACGACAAGAAGGTGGACATCTTCCCTCTGGGTCTGATCTACTTTGAGCTGCTATGGAATCTCAAAACTGGTCATGAAAAAGCAGAG
- the eif2ak2 gene encoding interferon-induced, double-stranded RNA-activated protein kinase isoform X2: MASSSNYIALLNERTQKTGLTYRFEDVDTKGPDHSKIFTVRAVVNNKPYPEGVGRNKKEARQNAAKNALSLIQEEEPASTAKVVVTSPCSLDGLPKLTQANFTCWLNEYGQKMRLNFKFVESMPLDSNNQIQYACKFVCGDKEYPTAVCRVKRDAKEEAAKLVYKAINGENNAEVPGERTNETQQPSMSDLGYSLTGLSLSHSLSESSGLDNNFKGLLNHYCQKSGQAWDFKLVDKRGPAHNPEFVYKVIINKIEYPEGRGKTAKQSQQRAAELAWNTLLRSDSQTSSMSSDSKDESPSFASTLESKDDTSSKTPPISQDSRYSVEFKDSSAHPLRPAPVQSPVDFKNKESKIRLAANFPNSPNVKQDKPPVIKPSKPSAGSPASNSTVKSKFFLENFNSISKLGKGGFGSVFKARKVIEQKDYAVKIVKCTSKALREVAALAKLVHPNIVRYHTSWIEETAYQYESSESSTSTSSEGSFLYIQMELCEGDTLQFWIATENTKDPSPERRQEAAKIMTQVLKAVEYIHSVNLIHRDLKPANIMFTKEKVLKVGDFGLVTAAETDSDEALLERTNRTGTPSYMSPEQVNQSSYDKKVDIFPLGLIYFELLWNLKTGHEKAEVWKDVRSRKLPEDFSKKFMLESKLIEQMLSANPEERPDASDLLTKLDAFKKPALRSDQNTKNENRTY; this comes from the exons atggCATCTAGCAGTAATTACATTGCTTTGCTGAATGAGCGCACTCAGAAGACTGGCCTGACCTACAGGTTTGAGGATGTGGACACTAAGGGTCCAGATCACAGCAAAAT ATTCACCGTGAGGGCGGTGGTGAATAATAAACCCTATCCTGAAGGCGTCGGACGCAACAAGAAAGAAGCTAGGCAAAATGCTGCTAAGAATGCCCTCAGTCTCATACAGGAGGAGGAGCCAGCTAGTACAGCAAAAGTGGTG GTAACCAGTCCCTGCTCACTCGATGGTTTACCAAAGCTGACTCAAGCCAACTTTACCTGCTGGCTGAATGAATACGGTCAGAAGATGAGATTAAATTTTAAGTTCGTCGAGTCGATGCCGCTGGACTCCAACAATCA AATACAGTATGCCTGTAAGTTTGTTTGTGGTGATAAAGAATATCCGACAGCCGTCTGCAGAGTAAAGCGGGATGCGAAGGAGGAGGCGGCTAAACTCGTGTATAAAGCAATTAATGGGGAGAATAACGCTGAG GTTCCCGGTGAAAGGACAAACGAGACACAACAACCGAGCATGTCAGATCTCGG CTACTCCCTGACTGGTCTATCCCTGAGCCACAGCCTTTCTGAGAGCTCTGGATTAGATAATAATTTTAAAGGTTTACTGAACCACTACTGTCAGAAAAGTGGTCAAGCCTGGGACTTTAAACTGGTAGACAAAAGAGGACCCGCCCACAATCCTGA ATTTGTGTACAAGGTCATTATAAACAAAATCGAATATCCTGAGGGACGAGGAAAGACTGCGAAACAGTCGCAGCAGAGAGCGGCCGAGCTCGCCTGGAACACCCTGCTAAGATCCGACAGTCAG ACTTCCTCGATGTCATCTGACTCTAAAGACGAGTCCCCATCATTCGCCTCCACCCT TGAGTCTAAAGATGATACCAGCTCAAAGACTCCTCCCATCAGTCAGGACTCCCGTTACTCTGTTGAATTTAAAGACTCGTCTGCCCATCCGCTGAGACCG GCCCCAGTGCAAAGCCCCGTGGATTTCAAAAATAAGGAGTCAAAAATAAG ATTAGCAGCAAATTTTCCAAATTCTCCAAATGTCAAACAG GATAAACCCCCTGTAATCAAGCCGTCAAAACCCTCAGCAGGATCTCCAGCTTCCAACTCGACTGTAAAGTCAAA GTTCTTTTTAGAAAACTTTAATTCAATAAGCAAACTTGGCAAAGGAGGTTTCGGAAGCGTTTTCAAGGCCAGAAAGGTTATTGAGCAAAAAGATTACGCTGTGAAAATCGTCAAGTGTACAAG CAAAGCTCTCAGAGAGGTGGCCGCTTTGGCCAAGCTGGTGCACCCCAACATCGTACGCTACCACACGTCCTGGATCGAGGAGACGGCGTACCAATACGAGTCATCAGAGAGCAGCACCTCCAC CAGTTCAGAAGGTTCCTTCCTGTATATTCAGATGGAGCTCTGTGAAGGGGACACTCTGCAGTTTTGGATCGCGACCGAAAACACAAAAGATCCATCCCCAGAGCGGAGGCAGGAGGCAGCGAAGATCATGACACAGGTTCTGAAGGCCGTCGAATACATCCACTCCGTGAACCTTATCCACAGGGACCTGAAG CCAGCAAACATCATGTTCACAAAGGAGAAGGTGTTGAAGGTGGGAGACTTTGGATTGGTTACAGCAGCGGAGACAGACAGCGATGAGGCCTTACTGGAGAGAACTAATCGTACAGGAACGCCCTCGTACATGAGCCCGGAACAG GTAAACCAGAGCTCGTACGACAAGAAGGTGGACATCTTCCCTCTGGGTCTGATCTACTTTGAGCTGCTATGGAATCTCAAAACTGGTCATGAAAAAGCAGAG
- the gpatch11 gene encoding G patch domain-containing protein 11, which produces MSSDEEDYMSDAFLNPQLDVRPGVPMVKREKAARKREDLHKEKCVENRQKSIKQQELEQRQEALQSSISTENKGFALLQKMGYKAGQGLGREGSGRVDPIPLNIKTDRGGIGLEELKKRKAAEELEHHRKKVQIRKQMEKRNLEDFRDRKRSEKEKQQAEADLRRSQRACQQLDTQQGKVAPKDVWYWPEVITEEAEHPEESSDEESDEEEMTSLEKLQYITSYLRDVHFYCIWCGTAYNDEEDLSSNCPGDTAADHND; this is translated from the exons GCTGGACGTCAGGCCCGGCGTGCCGATGGTGAAACGGGAGAAGGCGGCTCGGAAGAGAGAGGATCTCCATAAAGAAAAATGTGTAGAGAATCGACAGAAAAGCATCAAAcagcaggagctggagcagcggcaGGAGGCGCTGCAGAGCTCCATCAGCACCGAGAACAAGGGCTTTGCTCTGTTACAGAAGATGGGCTATAAGGCCGGACAGGGACTTGGGAGAGAGG GTTCTGGGCGAGTTGATCCGATTCCACTCAACATTAAAACAG ACAGAGGTGGGATCGGATTGGAGGAGCTGAAGAAGCGGAAGGCTGCGGAGGAACTGGAACATCACCGCAAAAAAGTCCAGATCAGAAAACAGATGGAGAAACGAAACCTGGAGGATTTCAG AGATCGTAAGAGGTCGGAGAAAGAGAAGCAGCAGGCAGAGGCGGATCTGAGGCGGAGCCAGCGGGCCTGTCAACAACTCGACACCCAGcag ggTAAAGTCGCACCGAAGGATGTCTGGTATTGGCCTGAAGTGATCACTGAGGAGGCAGAGCATCCTGAAGAGTCCAGTGATGAGGAGAGTGATGAAGAGGAGATgacg TCGTTGGAGAAGCTGCAGTATATCACCTCGTACCTGCGGGACGTGCATTTCTACTGCATATGGTGTGGAACGGCATACAATg ATGAAGAGGATTTAAGCTCAAATTGTCCTGGAGATACGGCAGCAGACCATAATGATTAA